A portion of the Paenibacillus marchantiae genome contains these proteins:
- a CDS encoding formate/nitrite transporter family protein: METEGLRNVEKLALKKHKIYKQSLIRYLARSMLASMFIGFGVIVAFKTGNFFYMEDSPFTYPMAALTFGAAIILIAYGGGDLFTGNTFYYTYAALRKKLKWFEVVKLWIASYSGNLMGAAVFALLIYLTGLFDSSQVNGFLLSVVEHKMEAPAMQLFFRGILCNWLVCLAFFVPMFMKENGAKMFAMMLFVFCFFISGYEHSVANMCTFAIALVLNHPGTISFGGVIHNLIPVTLGNLVGGVLLMGFMYYAVNKPFLDEETH; encoded by the coding sequence ATGGAAACGGAAGGTTTACGCAACGTTGAGAAGTTGGCGCTGAAGAAACACAAGATTTACAAACAAAGCTTGATCAGGTACCTTGCACGCTCCATGCTCGCCAGCATGTTTATCGGGTTTGGCGTCATCGTGGCGTTCAAGACGGGTAACTTCTTTTATATGGAGGATTCCCCTTTTACATACCCTATGGCTGCCCTCACGTTCGGCGCGGCAATTATTCTGATTGCCTATGGTGGCGGTGATCTGTTCACTGGAAATACGTTTTACTACACTTATGCTGCCTTACGCAAAAAACTGAAATGGTTCGAAGTGGTGAAGCTGTGGATCGCGAGTTACAGTGGGAATCTGATGGGTGCAGCGGTATTTGCCCTGTTAATCTACCTGACGGGTCTGTTCGATTCATCTCAGGTGAATGGTTTTCTGCTGAGTGTCGTAGAGCACAAGATGGAGGCACCAGCCATGCAGCTCTTCTTCCGGGGCATTCTGTGTAACTGGCTCGTATGTTTGGCGTTCTTTGTGCCAATGTTCATGAAGGAGAATGGTGCGAAAATGTTCGCCATGATGCTCTTTGTCTTCTGTTTCTTCATCTCGGGATATGAGCACAGCGTCGCCAATATGTGTACGTTTGCGATTGCGCTGGTACTGAACCATCCAGGGACGATCTCATTCGGCGGGGTTATTCATAACCTGATTCCGGTCACGCTCGGCAATCTGGTGGGCGGCGTGCTGTTGATGGGCTTCATGTATTATGCGGTGAACAAACCGTTTCTGGACGAAGAGACACACTAA